CCACCAATTAGGTTCCGCTCCACGTACCTTTATCATGCAGGTGATGACATTCGGTGCTCGATCTTCTCCTAGCACGGCTCAGTATGTCAAAAATGCACACGCTGAACAGTTTAGGCATACGCATCCTGCTGCAGTATCCGCCATCATCGATAGGCACTATGTCGATGATATGTTGATCAGCACAGAAACAATCGAGGAAGGCATAAAATTGGCAAAAGACGTCAAATCAATTCACGAGTCCGCAGGGTTTGAAATGCGAAACTTTGTTTCCAATTCTCCCGTTGTTATCAGTGCCCTGGAATCACAATGTTCATCAGGAGTTTGCAACGAGAAAAATATGAACGTTGGACTGGAAACCACAACAGAGAAAGTTCTCGGCATGTGGTGGAACACTGCAAACGATTCCTTTATGTACAAAATCTCACCTCGATTCGATGTTGAACTTCTGGCAGGAAAGCGTATACCGACCAAACGTGAAGTGCTAAGAACGCTGATGCTACTGTTTGACCCGTTGGGACTCATCGGACATTTTTTAATGTTCCTAAAGTGTCTCTTACAAGAGATTTGGAGGACATCTATCGGATGGGATGATCCTATCGGCGAtgatcagtttaaaaaatggaaTCGATGGCTCACTATTCTTCCACAAATTGCTTCCATTAAAATTCCAAGGTGTTATCGATTGTTAGTAACGCTTAGTCCCGAAACCAACGTACAACTACACATCCTAGTCGACGCCAGCGAAAGTGGTATGGCGGCCGTAGTATATTTGAGGTTCGAGAGAGAAGGAGACATAGATGTTTCGCTGGTTTGCTCTAAAACTCGAGTAGCACCGCTTAAATTTTTATCTATTCCTAGATCTGAGCTGCAATCAAGTGTAATTGGAGCAAGGCTTGCCAAAACGGTTATCGAAAACCTATCCGTTAAGATAACTAACCGTTTCTTTTGGACAGACTCACGAAACGTGTTGAGTTGGTTATCGGCCGACCATAGGCGGTACAGCCAGTTTGTTTCCCATCGTGTAAGTGAAATTTTAGAACTATCCAACCTTTCTGAGTGGCACTGGATACCAACAAAGCTGAACGTAGCTGATGAAGGAACCAAGTGGACAAAAAACCCAGATCTAAGCAACACAAGCCGGTGGTTCAAAGGTCCTCCGTTTCTCCGACTCCCGTCAAGTCGCTGGCCGCTACCCGAGGAACCAGTCAAGCAAACGGAAATTGAGCTACGTGCACATCTACTTTGCCATGCAGTGTCCCTGAACAATAACGTTATTCCTACATATAAATTTTCCTCGTGGAACAAACTGCTCCGTTCTACATCCTACGTTTTGAGATATATTTCGAATCTAAATAGCTGTCGACTGAAGAGAAAGTGTTCTACCGGCCCTCTGACCGACGCCGAGCTTCGTGAATCGTGCACTACCGGGCCTCTGACCAAAGCAGAGCTTCAAAAGTCCGAAATCTACCTATTCCGTTACGCTCAAGAAATTTATCAACATGAGATGGAAATTCTATCGAGCCATAAGGTCGGTattgttcaacgaaatattccTAAGAATAGTCCGCTACATAAGCTTAACCCgtttttggatgaaaatttggTCATTCGAGTAAGGGGAAGAATCTCAGCTTGTGAGTTCGCATCATTTGACGTTAAAAATCCCATAATACTACCACGTAGTGACCATATTACGTACCTGATAGTGCTCTACTTCCATATACGGtatcatcatcaaaatcatcAGACCGTTATAAACGAATTGCGCCAGCGTTTTCACATTGGAGGACTCAGATCATTATACAAAACAGTACGTAAAAGCTGTCAAGTGTGTAAAATTGATCGCGCTATACCTCAACCACCTTTAATGAGCGATCTACCACCTTGTCGTGTAGCAGCTTTCACTAGACCATTCTCATACCTGGGAATTGACTATTTCGGACCAATCATTATCAAAAACGGTCGAAAACAGGAAAAACGTTGGGGTGTCTTAGCGACCTGCCTAACGATAAGGGCAGTTCATCTTCAACTTGTGCGCTCGTTGACTACAGACTCCTGTATTTTAGCTATTCGCAATATCATGGGCAGACGCGGTGTTCCTATAACTATCTACAGCGACAGAGGAACAAATTTCATAGGAGCTGACAATGAGTTAAAACTAGCATTAGCAGCTGTAAACCAGAACAAACTCATTGAAGAATTTACAACTACAGACACCCAGTGGATATTCAATCCCCCGGCTTCTCCGCACATGGGCGGAGCCTGGGAAAGGCTTATTAGAAGCGTGAAAGCAAACTTAGCAAAGCTTAAACCCACTCACTGTCCAACCGAAGAAGTTTTAGAGAACATGCTCGTAGAAATTGAAAACGTTATCAATTCCCGCCCACTTACTGATGTGCCGATTGACGACGATAACTCCCCCGTGCTCACACCAAATCACTTTATCCTTGGTTCATCAAATGGATTAAAGCCATATCTTCCATTTGACGACAGCTCGCTAGCCGTTAAGAAAGGATGGCAGTTATCGCAGATCATGGCAAACGTATTCTGGCGATGCTGGGTACACGATTATTTGCCTACACTAACTCGGCGTGCAAAGTGGTACACAGAAGTAAAGCCGATCGAAGAAGGAGATATCGCTGTTATTGTAGATCCCAAACTACCCAGAAACTGTTGGCCAAAGGGTAGAGTCATCAGCACCACGGTGTCATCGGACGGGCGTACACGGAAAGCTGTGGTGCAAACCGTCAACGGAATCTATGAACGACCAGTGGTGAAGCTTG
This portion of the Uranotaenia lowii strain MFRU-FL unplaced genomic scaffold, ASM2978415v1 HiC_scaffold_779, whole genome shotgun sequence genome encodes:
- the LOC129760818 gene encoding uncharacterized protein LOC129760818, coding for MQVMTFGARSSPSTAQYVKNAHAEQFRHTHPAAVSAIIDRHYVDDMLISTETIEEGIKLAKDVKSIHESAGFEMRNFVSNSPVVISALESQCSSGVCNEKNMNVGLETTTEKVLGMWWNTANDSFMYKISPRFDVELLAGKRIPTKREVLRTLMLLFDPLGLIGHFLMFLKCLLQEIWRTSIGWDDPIGDDQFKKWNRWLTILPQIASIKIPRCYRLLVTLSPETNVQLHILVDASESGMAAVVYLRFEREGDIDVSLVCSKTRVAPLKFLSIPRSELQSSVIGARLAKTVIENLSVKITNRFFWTDSRNVLSWLSADHRRYSQFVSHRVSEILELSNLSEWHWIPTKLNVADEGTKWTKNPDLSNTSRWFKGPPFLRLPSSRWPLPEEPVKQTEIELRAHLLCHAVSLNNNVIPTYKFSSWNKLLRSTSYVLRYISNLNSCRLKRKCSTGPLTDAELRESCTTGPLTKAELQKSEIYLFRYAQEIYQHEMEILSSHKVGIVQRNIPKNSPLHKLNPFLDENLVIRVRGRISACEFASFDVKNPIILPRSDHITYLIVLYFHIRYHHQNHQTVINELRQRFHIGGLRSLYKTVRKSCQVCKIDRAIPQPPLMSDLPPCRVAAFTRPFSYLGIDYFGPIIIKNGRKQEKRWGVLATCLTIRAVHLQLVRSLTTDSCILAIRNIMGRRGVPITIYSDRGTNFIGADNELKLALAAVNQNKLIEEFTTTDTQWIFNPPASPHMGGAWERLIRSVKANLAKLKPTHCPTEEVLENMLVEIENVINSRPLTDVPIDDDNSPVLTPNHFILGSSNGLKPYLPFDDSSLAVKKGWQLSQIMANVFWRCWVHDYLPTLTRRAKWYTEVKPIEEGDIAVIVDPKLPRNCWPKGRVISTTVSSDGRTRKAVVQTVNGIYERPVVKLAVLDVGDKDRAHEKPVPVCTPGGTVTRAN